The sequence GCGCTCACCGTTCGACAGCATCACCCCCTCGGCGTCGATGGCCGAGACGCGCAGGCCGGCCCGCGCCTCCACGCCGCACTCCGCCAGCGCCTGGCGTATCACCGCCCCCGGCTCCGCCCCCATCCCGGCGCCCACTTCCGGCGCGCTATCGACGATCACCACGCGCACGTTCTCGTCTTTGCCCAGCACATCCCGCAGCCGCTGCGGCATCTCCGCCGCGCTCTCCAGCCCGGTCAGCCCCGCACCCACCACCACGGCGGTGTTGCGCGCCGGCGTCGAGGGTTTGGCCGCCAGCGCTTTGATATGGGCATCCAAACGCTGCGCGCTTTCCAGCGTATCGACGTTGAAACCGTATTCGGCAAAGCCCGGCACCGCAGGCACGGAGAGCCGACTGCCGGTGGCCCACACCAGGCGGTCGTAGACCAGCTCAAGGGATCCCCCCGTCGCCTGCGCCACCGTGAGCGTTTTGGCGGCGGCGTCGATGCGTTCTACCGTCCCGGCCAGGTGGCGCACGCCGACGGCGGCGAGCTGCGCGGAAATGTCCGGGTTCATGTTTTCCAGCACCGCTTCATACAGGCGCGGCCGGATGGTGACCGTGGGCGTCGGCGAGACCATGAGCACCTCGATATCGTCATGCTTACCGGCGATGTTAATGGCGCGCATGGCGGACACGGCGGCCCAAAAACCGGCAAAACCGGAACCGGCAATCACTATTTTCTGCGTCATGGGATGACTCCTTCATACAGGGTTAACCGGGCGATAAGGCTGCCCGCAAGTTTTCGGATGAACGATGCCGTTCCGCTCCCGTAACAGGGTGCAGAAGGCCCGCCCGCCCCTTCCGAAGAGGCGGGAAAAGTGTGTTTCGCTTTAAGGAAAGGCGGTGGTTAGGTCTTGGCGCGCGCCGTTTTTCCGCTGCGCGCGGTGCGTTCCGTCATGCGCTCGTCGAGCCAGAGGTTGACCTCACCGAAGAAGCCCTGCGGCGCCTTGCGGCCAAAGCGGGCCGCGACGGCGCCGAGGGTCTGCGCCGCCAGCGCGTCGCGCATCGCCTTCTCCGCCTGCAGCATCACCGCGTGGATGGCACATTTGCCGGAAACCGCCCAATCCGGCGGGGAATCGTCGAACACCGCACAGCGCCCGCGCACCTCCTGGCAATCGAACAGCGGCTTGTGCCCTTCAATGGCGTCGATGATCTCCAGGAAGCTGATCTCGTCCGCCGGGCGCGCCAGACGATAACCGCCGCGCACCCCTTCACTGGCGGCGACGATCCCTGCCTTTTCCAGCTTGGGGAAAATCTTGGCCAGAAAGCTGGGGGAGATGCCTTGCAGCTCGGCGAGTTCGCGGCTGCTGAGCGCGCGCTGGTTATCGCCGACCAGCCACAGCAGGCAGTGGATGCCATATTCAACGCTGGTTGTGATGTACGCCATGTGTCCGTTTTCGACCGTCAATGAATCTTCAATAACGCAGACTATATGAGTCTGCGTTTCTCTTGTCAATAAAACACGGACAAAGTTGATCCGTGTTTTATTCGAAATGCATGCCGCCAGCGACGAAAAAACGCCCTTCAAAATGAAAAATAAAACTTTTTTGCCCGATCCGCGCCCGGCTAACGTTTCCTTGTCGCCTGCGGCTGACTATGATGTGATGGGTGCCGCCGCCGCGGTTTGTGAGCCGCCGCACTTTCGCGCGGATTGCGCCGCGGGAATAAAGAACTCTTGTCTGCTGCTGACGTCTTAGAAATGATTATTTAAGGGAAACGCCTGACTATGACCAACCGGTTGACCAAAACCGCGTTAGCGGTGCTGCTGCTCGGCACGCTGAACGCCACCGCCCTGGCGCCAGCACAGGCGGAAAGCCAGGATCAGTTGCCGGATATGGGCACCTCCGCCGGCGGCACCCTGAGCATCGGACAAGAGCTGGCGATGGGCGATTTCTACGTGCGCCAACTGCGCGCCAGTGCCCCGCTGATCAACGATCCGCTGCTGAGCCAGTACATCAACCAGTTGGGCAACCGGCTGGTGGCCAGCGCCTATTCGGTGCGCACGCCGTTCCATTTCTATCTGGTGCGCAACGACGAGATCAACGCCTTCGCCTTCTTCGGCGGCAACGTGGTGCTGCACTCCGCGCTGCTGCGCGTCAGCGACAACGAAAGCCAGCTGGCTTCGGTGCTGGCACACGAAATCTCGCACGTCACCCAGCGCCACCTGGCGCGCGCAATGGAAGATCAGCAGCGCAACGCCCCGCTGACCTGGGTGGGCGCGCTCGGCTCCATCCTGCTGGCGATGGCCAACCCGACTATGGGCATGGCGGCGCTGAGCGGCACCCTGGCCGGCACCCAGCAGGGCATGATCAGCTTTACCCAATCGAACGAACAGGAAGCTGACCGCATCGGCATTCAAGTGCTGCAGCGTGCCGGATTCGATCCGGAAGCGATGCCCGACTTCCTGCAGAAGCTCTCGGATCAGTCGCGCTACGCCTCCAAACCGCCGGAAATGCTGCTGACGCACCCGTTGCCGGACAGCCGCCTTTCCGACGCGCGCAACCGCGCCAACCAGATGCCGAAACACATCGTGCAGTCTTCGCAGGATTACCTGATGGCCAAGGTGCGCGCACTGGGCATGTACAGCTCGGAAGGCTATGGCCTGAACGAAGAGCTGCTCGGCTCGCTCAGCAAGGGCAATGTGCGCGAACAGGCGGCCGCCAAATACGGCCGCGCCATCCTGTTCTATGAAGCGAAAAAATACGACGACGCGCGCAACATCATTCAGCCGATGCTGGCGCAGGATGCGAAAAACGTCTGGCTGATCGACCTGATGACCGACATCGATCTCGGCCAGAAACGCGCGCCGCAGGCCATCGCCCGGCTGCAGGCGGCCAACGCCGCCCAGAGCAACAACCCGGTGCTGCAGCTCAACCTGGCCAACGCCTATGTCGAAGGCAACCAGCCGGCGCAGGCCTCGAAGATCCTGAACCGCTACACCTTTGCCCATCCGGACGATCCGAACGGCTGGGATCTGCTGGCGCAGGCCAGCGCCGCCCAAGGGCTGCGCGATGAAGAACTGTCGGCCCGCGCCGAAAGCCTGGCGCTGACCGGCCGGCTCGATCAGGCCATCGGCCTGCTCAGCAATGCCAGCTCGCTGCAAAAACTCGGCAGCCTGAAACAGGCGCGCTACGATGCGCGCATCGACCAGCTGCGCCAACTGCAACAGCGCTTCCGCCAATACCAGCGCAGCTGATGCAACAAGGAATGAACGCCATGAAAAACGTCACGATTTACCACAACCCGCGCTGCTCCAAGAGCCGTGAAACCCTGGCGCTGCTGGAACAGCACGGCGTCGATCCCAAGGTGGTGCTGTACCTTGAAACGCCCCCGTCGGCCGATGAGCTGAAAAAGCTGTTGAAGGAACTGGGCTTCACATCGGCGCGCGATCTGATGCGCAAGAAAGAAGACCTGTACAAGGAATTGAAGCTGGCGGACGGCAGCCTGAGCGAAGAACAGCTGCTGGCGGCGATGACGGCGAACCCGAAACTGATCGAACGCCCGATCGTGGTGAAAGGCAGCAAGGCGCGCATCGGCCGGCCGCCGGAGCAGGTGCTGGAGATTTTGTAAACGGTCAACCCGCCTCTTATTGAGCCGTAACATACCAATAGCCCTGAACAGGGCTATTTTTAATTGTTTGTTATATAAATACTTTTCATCATCCTCAACTTCTCCTGTTGCTATGCTGCACAAATGCCGAGCCTCACGGCAAGACAGGCGTTGACAACCGTCAACACCCCCACTACCCTAATCGCATCACTGGACGAGCGATGAAAAAACACCCAGACAAGCATATCCAGGCGGCATTAGCTTACGCCCTTTCTCAGGGTTGGCATTTTCGCCCCAGCAAAGGGCACGCATTTGGACGACTGCATTGCGCCTTTGCCGGACATCAAGAACATATGATGAGCATCTGGAGCACGCCGAAAAATCCAGAGGTACATGCCAAACAGATTCGGCGCAAAGTCGATCACTGCCTGGCGCTGTCGCAGAAAAAATAACCGGAGAATCACCATGACGCTCTTTCATT comes from Serratia sarumanii and encodes:
- a CDS encoding NAD(P)/FAD-dependent oxidoreductase, which produces MTQKIVIAGSGFAGFWAAVSAMRAINIAGKHDDIEVLMVSPTPTVTIRPRLYEAVLENMNPDISAQLAAVGVRHLAGTVERIDAAAKTLTVAQATGGSLELVYDRLVWATGSRLSVPAVPGFAEYGFNVDTLESAQRLDAHIKALAAKPSTPARNTAVVVGAGLTGLESAAEMPQRLRDVLGKDENVRVVIVDSAPEVGAGMGAEPGAVIRQALAECGVEARAGLRVSAIDAEGVMLSNGERIAANTVILAAGVRAHPLTEQIPGERDGNGRVIGDAFLRAPAAAGIFVTGDTVKAATDDLGNHNLMTCQHAMSLGRVAGHNAAAELAGLPTHPYSQPKYVTCLDLGPWGALYTEGWDRQVRFTRQEGKKIKQEINTQWIYPPAADREALFAVANPDFVIVP
- a CDS encoding RrF2 family transcriptional regulator gives rise to the protein MAYITTSVEYGIHCLLWLVGDNQRALSSRELAELQGISPSFLAKIFPKLEKAGIVAASEGVRGGYRLARPADEISFLEIIDAIEGHKPLFDCQEVRGRCAVFDDSPPDWAVSGKCAIHAVMLQAEKAMRDALAAQTLGAVAARFGRKAPQGFFGEVNLWLDERMTERTARSGKTARAKT
- a CDS encoding tetratricopeptide repeat protein, encoding MTNRLTKTALAVLLLGTLNATALAPAQAESQDQLPDMGTSAGGTLSIGQELAMGDFYVRQLRASAPLINDPLLSQYINQLGNRLVASAYSVRTPFHFYLVRNDEINAFAFFGGNVVLHSALLRVSDNESQLASVLAHEISHVTQRHLARAMEDQQRNAPLTWVGALGSILLAMANPTMGMAALSGTLAGTQQGMISFTQSNEQEADRIGIQVLQRAGFDPEAMPDFLQKLSDQSRYASKPPEMLLTHPLPDSRLSDARNRANQMPKHIVQSSQDYLMAKVRALGMYSSEGYGLNEELLGSLSKGNVREQAAAKYGRAILFYEAKKYDDARNIIQPMLAQDAKNVWLIDLMTDIDLGQKRAPQAIARLQAANAAQSNNPVLQLNLANAYVEGNQPAQASKILNRYTFAHPDDPNGWDLLAQASAAQGLRDEELSARAESLALTGRLDQAIGLLSNASSLQKLGSLKQARYDARIDQLRQLQQRFRQYQRS
- the arsC gene encoding arsenate reductase (glutaredoxin) (This arsenate reductase requires both glutathione and glutaredoxin to convert arsenate to arsenite, after which the efflux transporter formed by ArsA and ArsB can extrude the arsenite from the cell, providing resistance.), with protein sequence MKNVTIYHNPRCSKSRETLALLEQHGVDPKVVLYLETPPSADELKKLLKELGFTSARDLMRKKEDLYKELKLADGSLSEEQLLAAMTANPKLIERPIVVKGSKARIGRPPEQVLEIL